In Sphingobacterium sp. PCS056, the following proteins share a genomic window:
- a CDS encoding relaxase/mobilization nuclease domain-containing protein: protein MVAIIKTGHSIHRIFNYNENKVKEGVAQCIGEGNYPVDLENLTLPMKLNRLLKQAELNENCKRNSVHISLNFDPSEANLSKEKMMDIAHEYMERIGFGSQPYLVYQHFDAGHPHIHLVSVKVRSDGSRIDMQNIGKNQSEEARKAIEKKFDLVVAEGRSNNLNNKLEPIALGKVNYGKIQSKKAIANVLNQILTNYNFTSLKELNAVLSQYNVLADRGSENSRVFKANGMVYRILDQAGNPTGVPIKASDFYNRPTMKFLEERFQENAKKRTPFKSRIKNATDKILTNSRISIDEFINLMSKQGIAIVKRTSEDGRLYGITYVDHTSKCVFNGSDLGKNYSAKAILERCTAKDNRATEQIRTKEPETEIPTDQNAAPLTQPIPDTNAVSDTSITDDKGLIDTLFEIENACDFIPNQLRRKKKRRKRRRRDNNNNF from the coding sequence GAAGGAAATTACCCTGTGGACCTAGAGAATTTAACGCTCCCCATGAAGCTTAACCGTTTGTTGAAACAGGCTGAACTGAATGAAAATTGCAAACGTAATAGCGTACACATCTCATTAAATTTTGACCCATCTGAAGCAAACTTATCAAAAGAAAAGATGATGGATATCGCTCACGAGTATATGGAACGGATCGGTTTTGGAAGTCAACCGTATTTAGTCTATCAACACTTTGATGCGGGGCATCCGCACATTCACTTAGTATCAGTCAAAGTAAGGTCGGATGGTAGTCGTATTGATATGCAGAATATAGGTAAAAACCAGTCCGAAGAAGCCCGTAAAGCAATCGAAAAAAAGTTTGATTTGGTGGTAGCTGAAGGTCGAAGTAATAATCTAAATAATAAACTGGAACCGATCGCTTTAGGTAAAGTGAATTATGGAAAAATACAGTCAAAGAAAGCTATCGCTAACGTACTAAATCAGATCCTTACGAATTACAACTTTACCAGCTTAAAAGAACTTAATGCTGTTCTCAGCCAATATAATGTTTTAGCCGATAGAGGCAGTGAAAACTCAAGAGTCTTTAAAGCAAATGGTATGGTGTATAGAATATTGGATCAGGCAGGTAATCCGACAGGAGTACCCATTAAAGCCAGTGATTTTTATAACAGACCCACGATGAAATTTCTGGAAGAAAGATTTCAGGAGAATGCTAAAAAACGGACTCCTTTTAAGAGCAGGATCAAGAACGCTACGGATAAGATTTTGACGAACTCACGTATTTCGATTGATGAGTTTATAAATCTAATGTCAAAACAGGGAATCGCTATCGTCAAAAGAACAAGTGAAGATGGCAGACTCTACGGTATCACCTATGTGGATCATACTTCCAAATGTGTATTTAATGGTAGTGACCTCGGTAAAAATTACAGTGCAAAAGCGATTCTCGAACGATGTACTGCAAAAGATAACCGAGCCACTGAACAGATTCGTACAAAAGAGCCGGAAACAGAAATCCCAACGGATCAAAATGCAGCTCCACTTACGCAACCAATACCGGATACAAACGCTGTATCCGACACTTCCATAACCGATGACAAAGGACTAATTGACACCTTATTTGAAATCGAAAATGCATGCGACTTTATTCCAAACCAACTTAGGAGAAAGAAAAAGAGAAGAAAACGCAGGAGACGGGATAATAACAATAACTTTTAA